tcaggcaggcaattatggtcgcgcgataaatgataaaaacatctggccgtccctatcgcacttactaatagtgcgatagggacggcctgatattttatcgtctatcgcgcgaccatactacCCGTGCAGCATgtccaacatgaaatgaatctacccgtcaatttgggtagatacgggtaaataccgggtagataggtattacctgggtgggtagattgggtatttacccacgacccatctctagacgctgacaacaaagaaaaaatttcgcgctcgcttcgctcgcgtttagtattttccatttcatcaattttaattccctttatttttcgtgaaagtttcatgaaatttaagattttttggaaagtttccgcaacttgctcATAACTACTCTGCTCTGAGAGACTAGGTGTTTCCtatgttatgtacataataactacCTATAGCCCCAGGGATgtataaaagtggaaaaattttcgggctcgctgcgctcgcgatgtTTTTTTCTGGCGTAGGTTACCCAAGGGCGCcaaaactcaaactcgctctaccctgatagaGTGCACAGGCCGGCACTGGTATAGCCAAAAGTAAATGgcgataactacaaactacagatttcgttaatgttagttttataaaaccagaaattaaaatttgatagttaacataaagataaaaaaaccgtaggtataaaagtataaactgccttgcaaattttaatatttcgtactttagaaaacaaacatattccagaaaaaaaaattctgtgacagacggacagacagacgcacgagtgatcctataaggattccgtttttcctttttgaggtatacagtaaaaacttattttttcaggtttttttttttcaagacaaaaaaaaacgtttttttgcaacTCTAAGCAAAAGTGATAATAGTTgaatgaaaatttggtcagggaaattttcttaaatggtcatggaaagtcagggaaaagtcagggatttttttttgggcttagtagtggacaccctgttTACTTAGGTaccttattattaaataaataaaacaaattcagCTCAATAATCACAATATTATGCTTAAATGACTGGACATGTTCTTTCCAATTTTAATCTTAtaaccagggagcgtacttttcatgccgatgacattaatctgacgtcacgctccatatagggtgatcccaaatagttttattgtaaattattaatcattagtcgtcaatcattttaatcgtgtacaaattcctttaaatacagtagtccatttacatgtggcataaataatacctacctacttgaaatgtgaaacgtgaatatatatatttttttatatgtacacaaatttaattaaatagtattgttaacaacacattacaataaatacgtaaaAAAGAGAATTcatctctaacgtaaagcacaccatccttcttgcattcattaccatgcaaagaaattcataacttaaaatgattaatgactaatgattaacaatttacaataaaacaatttgtgatcatcctatatggagcgtgacgtcaaattgatgtcatcggcacgaaaagtacgctccctgcttaTAACTGTCATGAGGAAaccaaataaaatttattcatgaatttctgaggccaaaagaaagaaaaaatgttttaaataatttttactaatttttaatgtatttttcgtAAAAGtatatgttattcataaaactggcacttaataTGGAGGAATAACtaatttcttttttctttttagggATATATAAAACGCCAAGCTGTATATGCATGCCTGACTTGCTGCAGTGATGCCAAAAATGACCCAGAAAAGCGTGCTGGTGTGTGCCTTGCCTGCAGTTTGACATGCCATGAGAACCATGACCTGGTAGAGCTCTATACTAAACGCAACTTCCGCTGTGACTGTGGAAATCCCAAATTTAACCACCCCTGTCAATATACTGAAAGTAAGACATCTCTCAATGATGAAAATATTTACAACCAGAATTTTAGCGGTCTGTATTGCACCTGCCACCGGCCCTATCCAGATCCGGATGGAGTTGAAGAGGAGATGATTCAATGCATAGTATGTGAAGACTGGCTTCATTCATCACATTTAGAAGCTACTGTACCTGCCCCTGAGCTTTATGCTGAGATGATTTGCAAAGCTTGTATGGAAAGTAATGACTTTCTCCATGATTATAGTAAATATGCTGTTAATGGTGAGGTTGATGTAGTAAGTGTCAGTGAGTCTGATGATTCCAAACACTGCAATGGAGACATCACTGAGATGAATGGAGCTAATGTTAAAACAGATAATGTTGAAGATGAGAGTGCTAAAGATTCTGGCATATTGGCGAAAGTTGATAATCTCACTGAACCTGATACTAGTCATGATACTGTTGAAAATAACTCAAAAGAACAAATGGATGTGACAGTCACTGAGAAAACTGACAATGAAAATCCAACTACTGATAATAGTGACGAAGGTCAAGCTGAGCCTGTTAAAACATCTAATGAAAATCCTGTAGAAAATGACCTCATAAACCCCATTGAAGACAGCCAAGCTAAAGATGACCAAGAAGTGAAGCTGTCTTCTGACGAAATTTCTGAAAATCAGTTAAGTGGTAGTACTAACCCTGTTACTAGTTCTGAAGACCAAGCAAACATAGATGCAACTAATAATGAAGGTAATGGTATGCCTTACACCACTGAACAACAAGAAGACTGTGCTAATACTTCTCATGTATCTAACACAGGTGATGTGAATGGTGATCAACCGAAAGTCGAAACTGATGAGGGCTCTAAAGTTGACAGTCAAGAAAAGCAAGACCTTGCTGACTTGGGGACTGTTGAGAATACAAATGTGGAAACTTCACAAGTAACCAATAACCATTTTGGAGATGAAGAAATAAAGGAAAATAAGCGAAAGTTATCTACAGAGGAATCTACACTTGATGCTTTTGCCAAAAAACCAAAATTAAGTAACAGTGACTGTATTAGGCCACAAGGAGGAAGGAAAATGTTCAAAGGCGCTACATTTTGGCCAAGCCATTTTAGACAAAAATTGTGCACTTGTAATGAATGCATTGCCATGTACAAGGATTTGTCCGTATTGTTCCTTATAGACCCTGAAGATACAGTTACTGCTTATGAAGTTTTAGGCAAGGAAAAAACTGATGGTGCTGCATCTACTCAGTATGAGAAAGGCCTAGAAGCTTTATCATCCCTAGGCAGAATTCAACAGATTAATGCTTTGACTGAGTATAACAAGATGAGAGATAAGTTACTTGATTTTCTCAAAAGCTTCAAAGATAGAAGGGAAGTTGTCAAGGAAGAAGATATAAAGGCCTTCTTTGCAGGTATGAAACCAAAAAGAGAGCCTGATGGTGTGTACTTCTGCAGATAATTTTTTTGCTATTAAAATGATGACcattttattctttattatcCATTGTAGTGATTGATGTCATTCCTGCTAGTATTAAATAGGTATCGTCTTATTTAAGATTAACCATTGATTTCTTATATCTTATTCTTTGATGTAATAAATGactcttaattttattatgaagtTGTTTGATTTGTTGTGCTAAAATCgctttaataattataatatagtgTGTTACCATTACCGCCGTGCGGGTATTTATTAAAAccgataataattatataatcgTTTGCGCATATCAGAAAAgcatatttaaattaactgcaAAATAATTCTCCGAATTGGGCACATTCAATGGACTAAATTTGTTTATATCTTTAAATtctatcccaccaaaaacattctgtaaaaaaccggccaagagcgtgtcgggccacgctcagtgtagggttctgtagttttccgtatttttctcaaaaactactgaacctatcaagtacaaaacaattttcctataaagttctacttttgtgattttattaagagcgctatgacaaaaaaaggcgatatattgtaaaatgcacaatatttatcgacaaaattgtacactttactcatactaaaagacagtgaaagtacttgtttcagttagaacatcttattaactgtcggttaaataaaaaacatatgaaaaaaaaagctttttcaattagtaatgattgtttttctgatgctcgtttaggaaaaaccgcgtgaagcacagaattcggagctcttattatgtacaatttgataagatcactctcataaatgaggtaaatttaagttccaaatatcttgtacttaaggcccattaaacaatatttatcatttaatcctttgaaattgagaaattgaaagtaaaacgaactcaattttgtcttgaaaatacatcgaaacaagtgatcatttctccgaaaatctacatgttatcgaagttattttagtatataaataatctgcacaatgtgcttaaactgctgttatccatttgtcgttataatattttatcatgattttttgccaattttttgaaaactagccttcctgtcgctattttaccggcgacggacgcctgcgatttcagtgccgcgccggagctcgaggaggtaagacgtatgtcgctttggtctccgagttttcatcgcaaacgtcgagaatatttattgttgtgtgggtcggacgccttgtttctacacgggctatcctcgcattgtgtgtgtgtaaacagcgaccaacgaatttgatcctagatccgtaaatatttgctttgcttttgtaatactttgttatgtttaaatgttaaagtattacaacgttgtgatgataaaaatgtgaaaattacaatacggtcaagatgataagacacatcaagatggtactcgggatctgatgatggagccagaaggtggtcaccagtaccagtgaaccatgtaagtaaacgacttcgtgtttaggctcgttgggttcgtctcaacaagacctttgacaagaggtggtactcagggtctgatgatggagccagatggtggtcaccagtaccaatgaaccatataactaaacccagagatggggaaatcgtaatcgattccggattacacgattacttgattttactttgtaatctgacactactgggtgtcagattacttgtaatgtaatcaagtgaaacggtaaattaccattacatgtaaaggaatcactaatcatctatacaatcattactattaccaataattcggaatcatagtcgattcaaaataactgaaattattgacttgattactttcagattacgaatatgtagtacctcagattgctgactgtcactttgacacaaaagtcgtcatgggtgtcgtaaaataggttttaggaggtgctgattccaaaattaatgactaatgttcaatctgacattgctgactgtcactctaacacaaaagtcgtcatgggtgtcgtaaaataggttttagggggtgctgattccaaaatgaatgaccaatttggaatctgacattgctgactgtcactttgacacaaaagtcgtcatgggtgtcgtaaaataggttttaggggtgctgattccaaaattaatgaccaatgtggaatctgacattgctgactgtccctttgacacaaaagtcgtcatgggtgtcgtaaaataggttttaggaggtgctgattccaaaattaatgactaatgttcaatctgacattgctgactgtcactctgacacaaaagtcgttatgggtgtcgtaaaataggttttagggggtgctgattccaaaattaatgaccaatttggaatctgacattgctgactgtcactttgacacaaaagtcgtcatgggtgtcgtaaaataggttttaggggtgctgattccaaaattaatgaccaatgtggaatctgacattgctgactgtcactttgacacaaaagtcgtcatgggtgtcgtaaaataggttttagggggtgctgattccaaaattaatgaccaatgttcaatctgattatgctgactgtcactctgacacaaaagtcgtcatgggtgtcgtaaaataggttttaggggttgctgattccaaaattaatgaccaatgttcaatctgacattgctgactgtcactctgacacaaaagtcgtcatgggtgtcgtaaaataggttttagggggtgctgattccaaaattaatgaccaatgttcaatctgacattgctgactgtcactttgacacaaaagtcgtcatgggtgtcgtaaaataggttttctgggggtgctgattccaaaattagtgaccaatttggaatctgacattgctgactgtcactttgacacaaaagtcgtcatgggcgtcgtcaaataggtatccggaggtgtttgaaaactaatgaccaatttggaatctgacactgttgactgtcactttgacacaaaagtgatcatgggtgtcttcaaataggttttcatgggtactgatctcaatattaatgatcaatttggaatctgacattgctgactgtcactttgacataaaagtcgttatgggtgtcgtcaaataggtttcctttccaggggtactgtgcaatgtcaggttccaaatcggtcattactttttaaatcatttcattaattttggaatcagtgccccctaaaaactatttgacaacacccatgattccttttgtgtcaaaattacaattagcactgtgagattccaaaatagtcgttaattttggaatcagcacccccggaaacctttttgaagacacccatgacgacttttgtgtcaaagtgacagtcagcaatgtcaagattcgaaatcggtcattaattttcaaatcagcacctccggaaacctatttgacgacacccatgacgacttttgtgtcaaagtgacagtcagcaatgtcagattgaacattggtcattaattttggaatcagcaccccctaaaacctattttacgacacccatgacgacttttgtgtcagagtgacagtcagcaatgtcagattgaacattggtcattaattttggaatcagcaacccctaaaacctattttacgacacccatgacgacttttgtgtcagagtgacagtcagcataatcagattgaacattggtcattaattttggaatcagcaccccctaaaacctattttacgacacccatgacgacttttgtgtcaaagtgacagtcagcaatgtcagattccacattgttcattaattttggaatcagcacccccgcaaacctatttgacgacacccatgacgacttttgtgtcaaagtgacagtcagcaatgtcagattccacattggtcattaattttggaatcagcaccacctaaaacctattttacgacacccatgacgacttttgtgtcaaagtgacagtcagcaatgtcagattccacattgttcattaattttggaatcagcacccccgcaaacctatttgacgacacccatgacgacttttgtgtcaaagtgacagtcagcaatgtcagattccacattggccattaattttggaatcagcaccccctaaaacctattttacgacacccatgacgacttttgtgtcaaagtgccagtcagcaatgtcagattccaaatcggtcattaatttttaaatcagcacacccgaaaacctatactcgtggtatatgcacttgaaatgtgaaagtgaaaatgctagaatgacatgtaaaccacgaagttgtatagtcatattgttcattggtattggtgaccaccatctggctccatcatcagaccctgagcaccaccttgaagtaattagaattgtatttgtcttattttatcatcatattaatataattatactttactctaatacttatcatataacaaaagcaaatatttgggatgggatctacttttataattattactttaattttttaaataaattttaacataattgatattatttcgcgctatattctcgtattttcgtacaaaataatgtttattagaaaccaaaagtttatatcgagatagtagattgtggttgttatcaaaattccatagaaaggatcaagattgttttgtccattattgtagtgcgagcgagtgataagacgtgctagaaagggtcggcatattgggctcgcgcggcgggtaaaatacctaatttcgcccgacgccgaaatgttataacgctcttaatatttttgaaacgtatggttcaaaagttagagggcgattatttccgaaatagtacattacatcagaagccggaaaaatgaggatttccggccaagtgggtatatacgaggaggatagggatacgaggccgggaatccgttttcacgccgaggcatgtatagtgcttttctcaaacatacaatgaaataaaaaaaaaatgctctaaaggaaaatattttataaaaaaaagttactttgcaggcctaaaaaaaaataagaaatccctttacagtcctctcgagttgttgcgcccaaaaagcgacacttcccagcccattttaaggaacgtaaagacaatatttcattgcatgtttgagaaaaacatttttttccactttttattttaccactttgtcggcgtgattgatatacatattggtaccaaatttcagctccgcggacggacggactgacagacagacatggcgaaactataagggttcctagttgactacggaaccctaaaaatattacGGGTTGTTCCTGGTTCGTCGGAATTATCCATATAATTACTAATATTCCTCGGAATTATCCATATAATTACTAATATTCCTATAATTAAACTCTTATAAGTACATGGTTAAAATCCCGTTTCtaattatcatcatcctccttacgttatcccgtttctaattataatatacttataGATAGATTATTCCGGCGAATCAGGAATACGACAAACCACGAGAAAACCGAATTAAGTACCTATTCTCAAATCTCTATTTTGAAATTTCTCTAACAAGGTCGCAGTACATTAGCATTTACTAAAGCAGTAAAGAATGGTTCATTCGAATTTGAGTGGTAGGACCGAACCAACCCACAGCACAGACATCgatgtgtcaaaaatgtttaaaaataatcataatcaatGGCGCCATTTAACCGAATAAAGTTTGGAATAAAGCCAGGTAAGTTTACAacgatttttaaccgccgcacccaaatctcaaggaaggtggttctcaattcgtctgtattttttttgtttgttccacgatatctccgtcgttactggtacgattttgaaaaacattttttttattgaatgtatatgtatacagattggtcccatttttatcagaacccagttctgatgatgggatcctggagaaatcgagggaactcctcaaatctgaaaagcatacataattatggtgatttttgtgtttttataagaacagcatgcatttacatacgaaacagtgacatttggtgtagtggaactgctgatgatggtcagaacggtactcctcaaatctgaacggcacacttatagtgactttggtatttttataagaacagcatgcacttacgtccagaacagtgacaattggtgcagtggaacttctgatgatgatcagaacggaactcctcaagtctgaacggcaaacttatagtgactttcgtatttatttaaaaatattttaagcgggttactcacgtattaagtcgatatagcgttcgacatgtttcggtccaatttcgagaacctttctcaagagtagcgaccccgcctttacatgtcgagagcgcgacgcatacgtCGCGCTCCgattggaccgaaacatgtcgaacgctatatcgacttaatacgtgagtaacccgcttaaaatatttttaaatatgtatgagtctcacgggagttttatactttcgtatttttataataacagcatgcatttaagttcagaatagAATTTAGGAATATAttacgtgtatttttttgttccTCTGTGCTACAGTCACCGTCATAAAGGAGtaaatgatttttgtaccttgtcgctttaaatcgttcgacaatttcgtatgacatttcaaagaaGACGGTTATATGGCAATATAGAAATCGTCACTTATTTAATtgtatgctggtgactgtacacTGTATTATAGgtagtaaacaaaaataatatttctgcgctattattttagggttccgtacctcaaaaaggaaaaacggaacccttataggatcactcgtgcgtctatCTGTTTCCTCTGCCGTTGAAGGGTACACAAGGAagggtgctccatgacaccaatctgtcgccaggaCCGCTACCCTACAACGGCCAAGTCGCACAACATTAACTGTAATAacaaagaaatcgcagtaaggaaccttagacttggcacgactttgtctagattttattactttttagagataaacaagcagctccatcgagacttggatagtttttagggttccgtagtcaactaggaacccttatagtttcgccatgtctgtctgtccgtccgtccgtccgtccgtccgtccgcggataatctcagtaactgttagcactagaaagctgaaatttggtaccaatatgtatatcaatcacgccaacaaagtgcagaaataaaaaatggaaaaaaa
This genomic window from Leguminivora glycinivorella isolate SPB_JAAS2020 chromosome 1, LegGlyc_1.1, whole genome shotgun sequence contains:
- the LOC125226015 gene encoding putative E3 ubiquitin-protein ligase UBR7: MSTNGANGEDTEMAECEGEKVVTMMDVLQEQQEFEEDANAVLGASDDKNCTYNKGYIKRQAVYACLTCCSDAKNDPEKRAGVCLACSLTCHENHDLVELYTKRNFRCDCGNPKFNHPCQYTESKTSLNDENIYNQNFSGLYCTCHRPYPDPDGVEEEMIQCIVCEDWLHSSHLEATVPAPELYAEMICKACMESNDFLHDYSKYAVNGEVDVVSVSESDDSKHCNGDITEMNGANVKTDNVEDESAKDSGILAKVDNLTEPDTSHDTVENNSKEQMDVTVTEKTDNENPTTDNSDEGQAEPVKTSNENPVENDLINPIEDSQAKDDQEVKLSSDEISENQLSGSTNPVTSSEDQANIDATNNEGNGMPYTTEQQEDCANTSHVSNTGDVNGDQPKVETDEGSKVDSQEKQDLADLGTVENTNVETSQVTNNHFGDEEIKENKRKLSTEESTLDAFAKKPKLSNSDCIRPQGGRKMFKGATFWPSHFRQKLCTCNECIAMYKDLSVLFLIDPEDTVTAYEVLGKEKTDGAASTQYEKGLEALSSLGRIQQINALTEYNKMRDKLLDFLKSFKDRREVVKEEDIKAFFAGMKPKREPDGVYFCR